Proteins from a single region of Pithys albifrons albifrons isolate INPA30051 chromosome 12, PitAlb_v1, whole genome shotgun sequence:
- the PIEZO1 gene encoding piezo-type mechanosensitive ion channel component 1 isoform X5 produces MRSPCGPAAEPAVAEGSLAALAGWEGTGQPDAGLGSIYYLFFLGLCLWWACHLRTSHQAFNILFILIGIYSSIHLLCLYAYQTPFVQGVFPPETIWARVFGFKDIILYRNCSYPNTLELNTRHSWPVYANPGVLLLLCYTVGALVKLRRRYTKRTMVCPELPVGTQMEMEKWPRETDGVAEDTGGAAEGTSAVVEDTSGVTESTSGVAEDTSGVAEDTKPMLSSSTEKPSVHTENCTVHVLNTQRRRRPTEWLPLRGLTAIIMKQSYICALISMLVWSITYHSWLTFVLLLWSCLIWMVRNRRSFAILCAPFLLLYCIALCGLDYVWSMDLVPELPTHAGFMSLDNLGLVHHEIPCFALGAKLLLMLAFWPLLRQFVKEKVLMKTPFPTRLLSVSVVESDTSHTRELLSKLGEVLMNFFAKFWICVCGGMFIVVSFYGRLVVYKIIYMLLFLLCLILFQVYYSLWRKVLKGFWWLVVAYTMVVLIAKYTFQFEEFPMYWRNLTGLTNQQLSDMGLEQYSVSELFYNIIILGFFLLACILQLHYFHGTFMYITDLEYAYIPSPSLFSIPRLQGSRLARDAAASEDTGTSMSSESLETNKWNLVLERLVVLGRTFANTLTHVEVFVRRVLELHILKLVALYTVWVALEEVSVMNFMLVLLWTLAMPYCRFRHMASCLSTIWTCIIIVCKMLYQLEIVKPHEYASNCTQPLLNATNLSPGEIENSVLYRGPVDPANWFGVRKGFPNLGYVKNHLQVLLLLVFEAVVYRRQQYHRTQYQEVAPITETIFKNVFRRDVDCDLINCAKYLINYFYYKFGLEVCFMMMVTVIGQRMNFLAILHGCWLVAMMTLRRRAAIARLWPKYCLFLVIFFLYQYLLCVGMPPALCVDYPWRWSIPMNSALIQWLYLPDFFTPPKSTNLINDFVLLLCAAQQWRVFEAERSEVWRAAAGDNDERFDRENDPYDSDSNFLHCRSYLDMVKVFIFRHLFRLVLVMVFITGSNRNSLFGLGYLLACFYLLLFGFDILCKPTRPRLVIWDCLILYNITVIISKNMLSLLSCVFVQQMQDNFCWVIQLFSLVCTVTGYYDPKEMGKDHDCSLPVEEAGIILDSICFFFLLLQRRIFLSTYYVHVLWDLRASNLQPSRGVVLYQASILKNLQAHQKAEKRSLAQLKRQMERIRAKQDKYRQEMLQRSTDGGQDEAGTAPRGPVDLSWQRERWWRPGLDHAGVLHSGEYYLFESDSEEEEEEEEVPEELQPGRHGPFQLIHQAWVTNTRTVLRQARRQQPHAEDSEEDYEGREGESDESDEAEYQEEVTMAASSTLSGEPGNALHRALNTLRFLWLLFQAVVDGLTRWMEDRTQEYMDMFNILYVERYIIAHRLAAGGKMEKAFPNEIYMEQLEEQSEGPPEEHPEEPLEEHPEEPLEELSPRSSLTRDSLNGTASRQVQRSPSSVQLAVPQTGELPSPEGNHEEVISLESQEDRPGSRQHLTVLQTRRLTASELLLIRKASIRELKQSEQFYHSHNRFLKLLLAAYRCATAHSELVCYFVIILNNIVTASVISLFLPILIFLWAMLSIPRPTKRFWMTAIIFTEVMVVVKYLFQFGFFPWNSYATLVRNEGKPFFPPRILGLEKTTSYLKYDLLQLLVLFFHRAHLRTYGLWDQEEETLSKKKTEVKWAEDEEEKKREEAAPSPPVESEEGMESLEEPESELEHDATGQEEGSKAMMLRFRRKTILGKKASEEERTSAPPSQRWQDWRHQGVTPLDPNCSVCLASLPSDGQKTGEAEETHPQTKTKAFALWVLHSFVTIAQGIYRPVRKFFKDILHTENRAATDVYAIMFLVDVVDFIIIVFGFWAFGKHTAATDITSSLSENQVPQAFLVMLLFQFSTMIIDRALYLRKTVLGKLIFQVILVFGIHIWMFFILPAVTERLFNLNMVAQLWYFVKCIYFVLSAYQIRCGYPTRILGNFLTKKYNYLNLFLFQGFRLVPFLVELRAVMDWVWTDTTLSLSNWMCVEDIYANIFIIKCSRETEKKYPQPKGQKKKKIVKYGMGGLIILFLVCIIWFPLLFMSLVRSVVGVVNHPIDVTVTVKLGGYEPLFTMSVQQPSIQPFTPQDYEELSRLFEENPTAMQFISLYGYEDIVTARIEGSSGSLWSISPPSREQLRRELLNGTSEITLHFTWSFQRDLSKGGTAEHSFDRHTTSLYPGTAGRLELAQLLEGTRNAPVVVPNLFPKYIRAPSDAEAHPVYQLLPEGEDSYMEVEMQLRRERRGQGTDNFVEWWVLRLKDASPEEGNILPMVIFNDKVSPPSLGFLAGYGVMGLYVSIVLVIGKFVRGFFSEISHSIMFEELPCVDRILKLCQDIFLVRETGELELEEELYAKLIFLYRSPETMIKWTREK; encoded by the exons ATGCGCAGCCCATGCGGCCCAGCCGCTGAACCAGCTGTGGCTGAAGGTTCACTGGCTGCTCtggcaggctgggaagggactggcCAACCTGATGCTGGCCTTGGCAG CATCTACTACCTGTTCTtcttggggctgtgcctgtggtggGCCTGTCACCTCCGCACCAGCCACCAGGCCTTCAACATCCTCTTCATCCTCATTGGGATCTACAGCTCCATCCACCTCCTCTGCCTCTATGCCTACCAGACACCCTTTGTCCAGGGGGTCTTCCCTCCCGAGACCATCTGGGCACG AGTGTTTGGCTTCAAGGACATCATTCTGTACCGCAACTGCTCCTACCCCAACACCCTGGAGCTCAACACCAGGCACTCCTGGCCTGTCTACGCCAACCCTggtgtcctgctcctgctctgctacACCGTGGGCGCACTGGTGAAGCTGCGCCGGCGGTACACCAAG AGAACCATGGTATGTCCAGAGCTGCCAGTGGGAAcacagatggagatggagaaatGGCCCAGGGAAACTGACGGTGTGGCTGAGGAcactggtggtgctgctgaggGCACCAGTGCTGTGGTTGAGGACACCAGTGGCGTGACTGAGAGCACCAGTGGTGTTGCTGAGGACACCAGCGGTGTGGCTGAGGACACcaag CCCATGCTGTCCTCCAGCACTGAGAAGCCGAGTGTCCACACCGAGAACTGCACCGTCCATGTCTTGAACACCCAAC gcaggaggcGTCCTACGGAGTGGCTGCCCCTGCGTGGCCTCACTGCCATCATCATGAAGCAGAGCTACATCTGTGCCCTCATCTCCATGCTG GTGTGGAGCATCACCTACCACAGCTGGCTGACCTtcgtgctgctgctgtggtcGTGCCTCATCTGGATGGTGCGGAACCGTCGGAGCTTTGCCATACTCTGTGcacctttcctcctcctctacTGCATTGCTCTGTGCGGCCTGGACTATGTATGGTCCATGGACCTGGTCCCCGAGCTGCCCACCCATGCTGGCTTCATGAGCCTCGATAACCTGGGGCTGGTGCACCATGAAATCCCCTGCTTCGCCCTGGGGGCGAAG ctcctgctcatgCTCGCCTTCTGGCCCCTGCTGCGGCAGTTCGTTAAGGAGAAGGTGCTAATGAAGACACCCTTTCCCACCCGGCTCCTGAGCGTGTCTGTTGTGGAGTCAG ATACCAGCCACACACGGGAACTGCTGAGCAAGCTGGGGGAGGTGCTGATGAATTTCTTTGCCAAGTTCTGGATCTGTGTCTGTGGTGGCATGTTCATCGTAGTGAGCTTCTATGGCCGCCTTGTCGTCTACAAGATTATCTACatgcttctcttcctcctctgcctcatCCTCTTCCAG gTGTACTACAGCCTGTGGCGCAAGGTGCTGAAGGGCTTCTGGTGGCTGGTAGTGGCATATACCATGGTGGTGCTCATCGCCAAATACACCTTCCAGTTCGAGGAATTCCCCATGTACTGGAGGAACCTGACAGGCCTCACTAATCAGCA GCTGAGTGACATGGGCTTGGAGCAGTACAGTGTCTCTGAGCTCTTCTACAACATCATCATCCTGGGCTTCTTCCTCCTGGCCTGCATCCTTCAGCTCCATTACTTCCACGGCACCTTCATGTACATCACTGACCTGGAGTATGCCTACATACCCAGTCCGTCACTCTTCTCCATCCCTAG gctgcaggggagccGACTGGCTCGGGATGCGGCTGCTTCTGAGGACACCGGGACCAGCATGTCCAGCGAGTCACTGG AGACCAACAAATGGAATCTGGTGCTGGAGCGCCTGGTTGTGTTGGGCCGGACCTTCGCGAACACGCTGACCCATGTGGAGGTCTTTGTGAGGCGTGTGCTGGAGCTCCACATCCTCAAACTGGTGGCTCTTTACACTGTCTGGGTGGCCCTGGAGGAG GTCTCGGTGATGAACTTcatgctggtgctgctgtggacCCTTGCCATGCCCTACTGCCGCTTCCGCCACATGGCCTCGTGTCTCTCCACCATCTGGACCTGCATCATCATCGTCTGCAAGATGCTCTACCAGCTCGAGATCGTCAAGCCCCACGAGTATGCCAGCAACTGCACCCAG CCGCTGCTCAATGCCACCAATCTGAGCCCAGGGGAGATTGAGAATTCCGTACTGTACCGTGGCCCTGTGGATCCTGCCAACTGGTTTGGTGTCCGGAAGGGGTTCCCCAACCTGGGATATGtcaag AACCacctccaggtgctgctgctgctggtgttcGAGGCGGTGGTGTACCGGCGCCAGCAGTACCACCGCACACAGTACCAGGAGGTGGCCCCCATCACTGAGACCATCTTCAAGAATGTCTTCCGCAGGGACGTTGACTGTGACCTCATCAACTGTGCCAAATACTTAATCAACTACTTCTACTACAAGTTTGGCTTGGAG gTCTGCTTCATGATGATGGTGACTGTGATCGGGCAGCGGATGAACTTCCTGGCGATCCTGCACGGCTGCTGGCTCGTGGCCATGATGACGCTGCGGCGCCGGGCGGCCATCGCCCGCCTCTGGCCCAAGTACTGCCTCTTCCTCGTCATCTTCTTCCTCTACCAGTACCTGCTGTGCGTGGGCATGCCACCTGCCCTCTGCGTGG ACTATCCGTGGCGATGGAGCATCCCCATGAACTCCGCACTCATCCAGTGGCTCTACCTGCCTGACTTCTTTACGCCCCCTAAATCCACCAACCTCATCA ACGACTTCGTGCTGCTGCTGTGCGCGGCGCAGCAGTGGCGCGTGTTCGAGGCCGAGCGCTCCGAGGTgtggcgggcggcggcgggtgACAACGACGAGCGCTTCGACCGCGAGAACGACCCCTACGACTCCGACTCCAACTTCCTGCACTGCCG GTCCTACCTGGACATGGTGAAGGTGTTCATCTTCCGCCACCTCTTCCGGCTCGTGCTGGTGATGGTCTTCATTACCGGGTCCAACCGCAATAGCCTCTTCGGCCTTGGCTACCTGCTGGCCTGCTTCTACCTCCTCCTCTTCGGCTTTGACATCCTGTGCAAGCCAACCCGCCCCCGCCTGGTGATCTGGGACTGCCTCATACTCTACAACATCACCGTTATCATCTCCAAAAATATGCTGTCG ctcctctcctgcGTCTTCGTGCAGCAGATGCAGGACAACTTCTGCTGGGTGATCCAACTCTTCAGCCTCGTCTGCACTGTCACAGGCTACTATGACC CCAAGGAGATGGGCAAAGACCATGACTGCTCACTGCCCGTGGAGGAGGCGGGAATCATCCTAGACAGcatctgtttcttcttcctcctgctccaacGTCGCATTTTCCTCAGCACCTACTACGTGCACGTTCTGTGGGACCTCAGAGCCTCTAACCTGCAGCCTTCCAG gggTGTCGTGCTGTACCAGGCCAGCATCCTGAAGAACCTGCAGGCTCACCAAAAAGCTGAGAAGAGGTCGCTGGCTCAGCTGAAGCGGCA GATGGAGCGGATCCGAGCCAAGCAGGATAAATACCggcaggagatgctgcagcGCAGCACAGACGGGGGGCAGGATGAGGCTGGGACAG CGCCCCGTGGCCCGGTGGACCTGTCCTGGCAGAGGGAGCGGTGGTGGCGGCCAGGGTTAGACCACGCCGGAG tgctgcattcCGGGGAATACTACCTCTTTGAGTCagacagtgaggaggaggaggaggaggaggaagtgccagaggagctgcagccagggagGCATGGCCCCTTCCAG CTCATCCACCAGGCCTGGGTTACCAACACCAGGACGGTGCTCCGGCAGGCGCGACGGCAGCAACCCCATGCTGAGGATTCTGAAG AGGACTAcgaagggagagagggagagtcGGACGAATCTGACGAGGCTGAATACCAGGAGGAAGTGACCATGGCAGCTTCTAGTACTCTGTCTGgag agccgGGCAACGCATTGCATCGGGCGCTGAACACGCTGCGgttcctgtggctgctgttcCAGGCCGTGGTGGACGGGCTGACCCGGTGGATGGAGGACCGTACCCAGGAGTACATGGACATGTTCAACATCCTCTACGTTGAGAGATACATCATCGCTCACCGACTGGCTGCT ggagggaagatGGAGAAGGCTTTCCCAAATGAAATCTACATGGAGCAGTTGGAGGAGCAGTCTGAGGGGCCACCAGAGGAGCACCCGGAGGAGCCCCTGGAGGAGCACCCGGAAGAGcccctggaggagctgagccCACGCAGCTCTTTGACTAGAGACTCCCTAAATGGCACTGCTTCCAGGCAGGTGCAGAGATCCCCCTCGAGCgtgcagctggcagtgccacagacaGGGGAGCTCCCCTCCCCCGAGGGCAACCACGAGGAGGTGATATCCTTGGAGTCCCAGGAGGACAGGCCTGGCTCTCGGCAGCACCTGACCGTGCTCCAGACCCGCAGGCTGACGGCCAGCGAGCTCCTCCTGATCAG GAAGGCAAGCATCAGGGAGCTGAAACAGTCAGAGCAATTCTATCACTCCCACAACCGGTTCCTGAAGTTGCTGCTGGCCGCCTACCGCTGTGCGACCGCCCACTCTGAGCTGGTCTGCTACTTCGTCATCATCCTCAACAACATAGTGACTGCTTCTGTCATCTCCCTCTTTCTGCCCATCCTCATCTTCCTCTGGGCCATGCTCTCCATCCCCCGGCCCACCAAGCGCTTCTGGATGACTGCCATCATCTTCACGGAG gtgatggtggtggtgaaATACCTCTTccagtttgggtttttcccctggAACAGCTACGCCACTCTCGTGCGCAATGAGGGCAAACCCTTCTTCCCACCTCGCATCCTGGGCTTAGAGAAGACCACCAGCTACCTCAAGTATgacctcctgcagctcctggtcctCTTCTTCCATCGTGCCCATCTGCGG ACCTACGGGTTGTGGGATCAGGAAGAGGAAACCTTATCCaagaagaagacagaagtgaaGTGGGCAGAggatgaggaagagaagaagcGGGAGGAAGCAGCACCCTCACCGCCAGTGGAGTCTGAGGAAGGGATGGAGTCTCTAGAAGAGCCAGAATCAGAGTTGGAGCATGATGCCACGGGGCAGGAAGAGGGAAGCAAGGCCATGATGCTCCGCTTCAGGAGGAAGACTATTCTGGGGAAGAAAGCATCAGAGGAAGAGCGCACCAGTGCCCCGCCCTCACAAAGGTGGCAAGATTGGCGCCACCAAGGTGTGACCCCACTGgacccaaactgttctgtgtgCTTAGCCTCACTTCCATCAGATGGGCAGAAGACAGGAGAGGCAGAAGAGACCCACCCTCAGACGAAGACAAAGGCATTTGCATTGTGGGTCTTGCACTCCTTTGTCACCAT agcacagggcatATACCGGCCGGTGCGCAAGTTCTTCAAGGACATTCTGCACACCGAGAACCGCGCAGCCACCGACGTCTACGCCATCATGTTCCTGGTCGATGTGGTCGACTTCATCATCATTGTCTTCGGCTTCTGGGCCTTTGGG AAACACACGGCGGCCACCGACATCACCTCCTCGCTGTCGGAAAACCAAGTCCCACAGGCTTTCCTGGTCATGCTGCTCTTCCAGTTCAGCACCATGATCATCGACCGCGCGCTCTACCTTCGCAAGACTGTGCTGGGCAAGCTCATCTTCCAGGTCATCCTGGTCTTTGGCATCCACATCTGGATGTTCTTTATCTTGCCGGCTGTCACCGAGAG GTTGTTCAACCTCAACATGGTGGCTCAGCTTTGGTACTTCGTGAAGTGCATCTACTTTGTGCTGTCAGCCTACCAGATCCGCTGTGGTTACCCCACCCGCATCCTGGGCAACTTCCTCACCAAGAAATACAACTACCTCAACCTCTTCCTCTTCCAGGG ATTTCGCCTCGTGCCCTTCCTGGTGGAGCTGCGGGCCGTCATGGACTGGGTCTGGACAGACACCACGCTGTCCCTCTCCAACTGGATGTGTGTGGAGGATATCTATGCCAACATCTTCATCATCAAGTGCAGCCGTGAGACTGAGAAG AAATACCCCCAGCCCAAGgggcagaagaagaagaagattGTGAAGTACGGTATGGGGGGCCTCATCATCCTCTTCCTCGTGTGCATTATCTGGTTTCCATTGCTCTTCATGTCACTGGTGCGCTCCGTGGTGGGCGTCGTCAACCACCCCATTGACGTCACTGTCACCGTCAAGCTGGGTGGGTACGAG CCACTGTTCACCATGAGTGTCCAGCAGCCATCCATCCAACCCTTCACCCCCCAGGACTACGAAGAGCTTAGCCGGCTTTTTGAGGAGAATCCG ACGGCCATGCAGTTCATCAGCCTCTATGGCTACGAGGACATCGTGACCGCCCGCATCGAGGGCAGCTCAGGCTCGCTGTGGAGCATCAGCCCCCCCAGCCGAGAGCAGTTGCGGCGGGAGCTGCTGAATGGCACCTCCGAAATCACCCTCCACTTCACCTGGTCCTTTCAGAG GGACCTGAGCAAGGGGGGCACAGCGGAGCACAGCTTTGACAGGCACACCACCAGCCTGTACCCTGGCACGGCCGGGCGCCTGGAGCTGGcccagctgctggagggcaCCCGGAATGCCCCCGT GGTAGTGCCCAATCTGTTCCCCAAATACATCCGGGCGCCCAGCGATGCTGAAGCTCACCCTGTCTATCAGCTCCTGCCAG AAGGTGAGGACAGCTACATGGAAGTGGAGATGCAGCTGAGACGGGAGCGCAGGGGCCAAGGAACTGACAACTTTGTGGAGTGGTGGGTGTTGCGGCTGAAAGACGCCTCCCCTGAGGAGGGCAACATCCTCCCCATGGTCATCTTCAACGACAAAGTCAgcccccccagcctgggcttcCTGGCTGGCTACGG GGTCATGGGGCTGTACGTGTCCATCGTGCTGGTCATCGGGAAGTTCGTGCGGGGCTTCTTCAGTGAGATCTCCCACTCCATCATGTTCGAGGAGCTGCCATGTGTGGATCGGAtcctgaagctgtgccaggacattTTCCTGGTGCGGGAGACGggtgagctggagctggaggaagagctCTATGCCAAACTCATCTTCCTCTACCGCTCACCTGAGACCATGATCAAGTGGACACGGGAGAAGTAA